In Vibrio echinoideorum, the sequence AAGGCCAATTGCTATGTAATACTCGCTCTAATTCTAGAGCACTTTTTTGTACCGCGTCTTGAGCAACCGCCAGCGTTTTCTTACCGCCCTCAAAGTCGCTAACCGTTAGGTCGAAAACCGTGCTGTAAGTATCTGCACAAGTTTCAAAAGCACGGCTTCTTGGAATAGTTGCCATCATGACTTGGTCATTCAACAGGTAGTTCATCTCAGTTAATACTGATACCTGCTTCTTGTTATCATCTTCAAACATGGTTGGCATCAGGCGAACAAACTCAAGCCCTTTCCAATCTTCCGGGAACATCTCGTACACCGTAGGTAAATGCTGGAAGAAGTTAACCGTTGAAGCCCAGTCCAAACGCTTTGCTGCACATGGAATAAGAAGTGCGTTCGATGCGTACATCGCATTCCACACTAGCGGGTCAACGTGCGGACCGGTATCGATCATAATCACATCAAAATCATCAGCTATTTTGTCGATAAGCTTCTCTTTTAACAGACGAACGATATCAAGTGACTGATCTTGAGACAGGCTTTGCCACGCTTCAGCGTTAAACATCGCGTCTTCTGGGAACGCAGAAATCGTCTTCAGATTTGGATATTGTGTTGGCAATAGTACATTCTTGCGAAGGAATTCAAGATCAACATCTTGGCCTTCAGGCACATTGTCCAGCATGATATCGACGGCAGAATAAATGCTGTCGTGCTCTGCACCACTAATTTGTGGGTTTAAGAACAGACGCAAAGAACCTTGTG encodes:
- a CDS encoding ParA family protein; amino-acid sequence: MKREQTIDKLYQLAEQTQQVQADRIEIILEERSDEHFPPMSKAMMETRSGLTRRKLDEAINKLEADGHQFTKNNANHYSISLTEAHMLMDAAEVPKFHQRKQHVDNKPWVINVQNQKGGTGKSMTAVHLAACLSLNLDKRYRICLIDLDPQGSLRLFLNPQISGAEHDSIYSAVDIMLDNVPEGQDVDLEFLRKNVLLPTQYPNLKTISAFPEDAMFNAEAWQSLSQDQSLDIVRLLKEKLIDKIADDFDVIMIDTGPHVDPLVWNAMYASNALLIPCAAKRLDWASTVNFFQHLPTVYEMFPEDWKGLEFVRLMPTMFEDDNKKQVSVLTEMNYLLNDQVMMATIPRSRAFETCADTYSTVFDLTVSDFEGGKKTLAVAQDAVQKSALELERVLHSNWPSLNQG